The following are from one region of the Aquirufa lenticrescens genome:
- a CDS encoding LytR/AlgR family response regulator transcription factor → MTVTIRKEQSCTLVIGDQTICIKDILRIEGEGNYSKFHMQDGSKIISCRTLKYFEPYLLERGFIRPSKSAIVNMNAIQAIDFNIHKSIRLVNQHQVTISRRQIKPLKDLFKAAAQQS, encoded by the coding sequence ATGACAGTAACCATTAGAAAAGAACAAAGCTGCACGCTGGTAATAGGCGATCAAACCATTTGCATTAAAGACATTCTTCGTATCGAAGGTGAAGGAAACTATTCGAAGTTTCACATGCAAGATGGGTCTAAAATTATATCTTGTCGCACGCTTAAATACTTCGAACCCTATTTGTTAGAGCGTGGATTTATCCGCCCATCTAAGTCAGCGATTGTGAACATGAATGCGATTCAAGCGATTGATTTCAATATCCACAAAAGCATTCGATTAGTGAACCAACACCAGGTGACGATTTCGCGTAGACAGATTAAACCGTTGAAGGATTTGTTTAAAGCTGCTGCGCAGCAGTCGTAG